One window of the Halarcobacter mediterraneus genome contains the following:
- a CDS encoding O-acetylhomoserine aminocarboxypropyltransferase/cysteine synthase family protein, translating into MQKETIAVHGGYNNKEGWGTMSVPIAQTTAYAFRDAEHAANLFALKELGSIYTRLTNPTTDVLEQRFAQLEGGAAAICTASGQAAIFYSIANVAEAGDNILISDKLYGGAVTLLTHTIKRFGIEARVFRNSDASNLEEQIDDKTKAIFFESLSNPQIAIADIEKIVEIAKRNGVLTICDNTVASAALFNPISWGIDVVVHSTSKYTNGQGTAVGGIVVERDGLNEFFKENSKRYSHFVEPDESYHGLVYVDVPLPNFCLRIRLNLLRDIGATQSPHNSWLLLQAIETLDIRMEKHSNSTLEIAKFLEKHPKVKSVNYPGLESNTDYKKAQKYFKDGKASGLISFEVASYEEAKKVIDAAKLFSVVVNIGDSKSLIVHPASTTHSQLSEEELLKAGINPTTVRLSIGLENPKDLIEDLEQALA; encoded by the coding sequence ATGCAAAAAGAAACAATTGCAGTACATGGAGGTTACAACAACAAAGAAGGTTGGGGTACGATGTCTGTTCCAATTGCTCAAACTACAGCATATGCCTTTAGAGATGCAGAGCATGCAGCAAATTTATTTGCACTAAAAGAGTTAGGTTCTATTTATACAAGACTTACGAATCCAACTACTGATGTATTAGAACAAAGATTTGCACAACTTGAAGGGGGTGCTGCTGCAATTTGTACAGCAAGTGGACAAGCTGCAATTTTTTATTCAATTGCAAATGTTGCCGAAGCAGGAGATAATATTTTAATCTCTGATAAACTTTATGGTGGAGCAGTGACTTTGCTTACACATACAATTAAAAGATTTGGTATAGAAGCAAGAGTTTTTAGAAATTCTGATGCAAGTAATTTAGAAGAACAAATAGATGATAAAACAAAAGCTATTTTCTTTGAGTCTTTATCAAATCCACAAATTGCAATTGCAGATATTGAAAAAATTGTAGAAATAGCAAAAAGAAATGGTGTTTTAACTATTTGTGATAATACAGTTGCAAGTGCAGCATTATTTAATCCAATTTCTTGGGGAATAGATGTTGTTGTTCATTCAACTTCAAAATATACAAATGGTCAAGGAACAGCTGTAGGTGGAATAGTAGTAGAACGAGATGGTTTAAATGAATTCTTTAAAGAAAACTCAAAAAGATATTCACATTTTGTTGAACCAGATGAATCATATCATGGTTTAGTTTATGTGGATGTTCCACTTCCAAATTTTTGTTTAAGAATTAGACTAAACCTTTTAAGAGATATTGGAGCAACTCAGTCTCCACATAACTCATGGTTACTATTACAGGCTATTGAGACTTTAGATATTAGAATGGAAAAACACTCTAATAGTACTCTAGAAATTGCAAAATTCCTAGAAAAACATCCAAAAGTTAAGTCTGTAAATTATCCAGGGTTAGAATCAAATACAGATTATAAAAAAGCTCAAAAATATTTTAAAGATGGTAAAGCATCAGGTCTTATATCTTTTGAAGTAGCTTCATATGAAGAAGCAAAAAAAGTTATTGATGCTGCAAAACTATTCTCTGTAGTTGTAAATATTGGTGACTCAAAATCACTTATTGTTCACCCAGCTTCAACTACTCACTCACAATTAAGTGAAGAAGAGTTATTAAAAGCTGGTATAAATCCTACTACAGTTAGGTTATCAATTGGATTAGAAAATCCAAAAGATTTAATTGAAGATTTAGAACAAGCATTAGCTTAA
- a CDS encoding multidrug effflux MFS transporter, with amino-acid sequence MKKAINHIYLIILLSILSSVAPIATDTYIPSIPDIADAFHVSIEKIELTLSIFLIGFSVGQVFGGPMSDRIGRRKSSIIGLLGFACFSFVIVFSTNIYELWIFRFFEAFFGGLVVVNAMAVVRDKFHGQEAAKVFSLIGTIRSIAPLVAPAIGSFIIHFFSWEAVFIFLTFYALFIAFLVYKDLDESYTYVKQSIYQSYKTVLTHKTAMKAMLTLALGFSGFFIFIAKSSFIFIEHYGVTTDYFPFFFGFNFVILISMIRVNIWFLKRHSALGIIKTSVLVQILMGILWIITYEDQNIIITMLLMAGYMSMMAFVFGNCMALALEHFQKNAGVASGVVGVLQFGLGAIISSIALMFHSSSFLPIGISITSISIIAYLIIRTYK; translated from the coding sequence ATGAAAAAAGCAATAAATCATATATATTTGATAATTCTTTTATCAATACTATCTTCAGTTGCACCTATTGCAACAGATACTTATATACCTTCAATACCAGATATAGCAGATGCCTTTCATGTTTCTATAGAAAAAATAGAGTTAACTTTATCTATATTTTTAATTGGTTTTTCAGTGGGGCAGGTTTTTGGGGGTCCTATGTCAGATAGAATAGGAAGAAGAAAAAGCTCAATAATAGGACTTTTAGGTTTTGCATGTTTTAGTTTTGTGATAGTATTTAGTACTAATATTTATGAATTGTGGATATTTAGATTTTTTGAAGCATTTTTTGGTGGACTTGTCGTAGTAAATGCAATGGCAGTAGTAAGAGACAAGTTTCATGGACAAGAAGCTGCAAAAGTATTTTCTCTGATAGGAACTATTAGAAGTATAGCCCCACTTGTAGCTCCTGCAATTGGCTCATTCATAATACATTTCTTTTCATGGGAAGCAGTATTTATTTTTCTAACTTTTTATGCACTTTTTATAGCCTTTCTTGTATATAAGGATTTAGATGAAAGCTATACTTATGTAAAGCAAAGTATATATCAATCATATAAAACAGTACTTACTCATAAAACAGCAATGAAAGCTATGTTAACTTTAGCTCTTGGCTTTTCTGGTTTTTTCATTTTTATTGCAAAGTCTTCTTTTATTTTTATTGAACACTATGGAGTAACAACAGACTATTTCCCTTTTTTCTTTGGTTTTAATTTTGTAATTTTAATTTCAATGATTAGGGTTAATATTTGGTTTTTGAAAAGACATAGTGCTTTAGGAATAATTAAAACAAGTGTATTAGTTCAAATTCTTATGGGAATACTTTGGATAATAACGTATGAAGATCAAAATATTATTATAACTATGCTTTTAATGGCTGGATATATGAGTATGATGGCATTTGTATTTGGTAATTGTATGGCTTTAGCTTTGGAACATTTTCAAAAAAATGCTGGTGTGGCATCTGGAGTAGTTGGAGTTTTACAGTTTGGACTTGGTGCAATTATTTCTTCAATTGCATTAATGTTTCATTCTTCTTCATTTTTGCCAATAGGAATTAGTATAACTAGTATTTCTATCATTGCTTATTTAATTATAAGAACTTATAAATAG